A stretch of the Clostridium botulinum genome encodes the following:
- a CDS encoding efflux RND transporter periplasmic adaptor subunit, whose translation MKKIILLLVTALMIFPMTGCSKKAVAGEEEKVLPVKVMGVSQNQNPILLKYLGNTNSTDNIKLSFKLPGKIAELNVKEGDYVSAGQVIGKLDSKDYNFAVNGARGQLEAANGQVAAANGQAAAASGQAEAAKGQMQAAQKQIAMAQAKVDAAKAQYDKALNGAQKEDINRARLAVKNAEDTYNYAQQSYERIEKLYAEGIVSKQQLDDIKIKRDSAKVDLDNKKELLTKAENGARDEDKQAALAGYNAAKAQLEAARAQYGAAQGQYNAALGQKNAAQGQSSAAQGMRNSARTQYESKQSMLDDTNLRASVSGYVVKVLNKSGENIAAGYPVVVIRTDDQVIDIQVAQNDIEKIKVDTKTDISINNIKTTGSIVEIEQVPDPKSRTYKAKIRMDKQVPKDKFYVGTVANVSIKLAEEKGIWLPVTVVLNDGEDYVYTVEKGRVARKNITISSIFGDKVLVKGVSVGEQVVTEGLKNIKPGYKVKIAK comes from the coding sequence ATGAAAAAAATAATTTTACTTTTAGTCACAGCATTGATGATTTTTCCTATGACTGGGTGTAGCAAAAAAGCTGTAGCTGGAGAAGAAGAAAAAGTATTACCAGTGAAGGTTATGGGTGTATCACAAAATCAAAATCCTATTCTTCTTAAGTATTTAGGTAATACAAATTCAACAGACAATATAAAACTTAGTTTTAAGTTACCGGGAAAAATTGCTGAACTTAATGTTAAAGAAGGAGACTACGTAAGTGCAGGTCAAGTTATAGGCAAACTTGATTCTAAAGATTATAACTTTGCAGTAAATGGAGCAAGAGGACAATTAGAAGCTGCAAACGGTCAGGTGGCTGCAGCAAATGGTCAAGCGGCAGCAGCTAGTGGTCAAGCGGAAGCTGCAAAAGGTCAGATGCAAGCAGCTCAAAAACAAATAGCCATGGCACAAGCTAAAGTAGATGCAGCAAAGGCTCAGTATGATAAGGCTTTAAATGGTGCTCAAAAAGAAGACATAAATAGGGCTAGATTGGCAGTTAAAAATGCTGAAGATACTTATAATTACGCTCAACAAAGTTATGAGAGAATAGAAAAATTGTATGCAGAAGGAATTGTATCAAAACAACAATTAGATGATATTAAAATTAAAAGGGATAGTGCTAAAGTAGATTTGGATAATAAAAAAGAACTATTGACTAAAGCTGAAAACGGAGCTAGAGATGAAGATAAACAGGCAGCTTTAGCTGGATATAATGCCGCTAAGGCACAATTAGAGGCTGCAAGAGCTCAATATGGTGCGGCACAAGGACAATATAATGCAGCATTAGGACAAAAGAATGCAGCACAAGGACAAAGTAGTGCAGCACAAGGTATGCGAAATTCAGCTCGAACTCAATATGAATCAAAACAAAGTATGCTTGATGATACAAATTTAAGAGCAAGTGTTTCGGGATATGTAGTAAAAGTTTTAAATAAATCAGGTGAAAATATAGCGGCAGGATATCCTGTTGTAGTAATACGTACCGATGATCAAGTTATAGATATACAAGTTGCTCAAAATGATATTGAGAAAATAAAAGTAGATACAAAAACAGATATATCAATTAATAATATAAAAACAACTGGAAGTATTGTTGAAATAGAACAAGTTCCTGATCCTAAAAGTAGAACTTATAAAGCAAAAATCAGAATGGATAAACAAGTTCCAAAAGATAAATTTTATGTTGGTACTGTAGCAAATGTTAGTATTAAACTAGCAGAAGAAAAAGGAATTTGGTTACCAGTAACAGTTGTTTTAAATGATGGAGAAGATTATGTATATACAGTTGAAAAAGGAAGAGTTGCAAGAAAAAATATAACTATATCTAGTATATTTGGAGATAAAGTTTTAGTAAAAGGAGTATCAGTAGGAGAACAAGTTGTAACAGAAGGGTTGAAAAATATAAAACCAGGTTACAAGGTTAAAATAGCAAAATAA
- a CDS encoding efflux RND transporter permease subunit: MSGLVESAIKHRKITIFLTVLILVFGLGIYRVIPKQENPDASVGIARVLTIYPGGTPEDVKNLVTKKLEDAASEIEGFDYVESYSKNSVSVLIVYLKDTADDDKAWRELRDKINDKKAELPAECFPSQINTDLVSTAGMIISLSGDNYSYDQLDSYAEEINRKLSKIEGVTSFDINGKLDKQVKVDVDMDKLKNYPISLEDVTKALKVQNVKIPPGAIESKTSKIDVITSNGFDSIKDIENVVVYVSEDTGAIVRLKDIAKIYMDYNQDDVKYKQDGKKSILLTGHFEDNKNVVLIGKDVRREIEKIKKTLPNDLNFYEVLYQPTDVDNAVSDFMTNLIEGIILVIVVIFAGVGVRNSIVVSAALPISILLSFIMMHFAGIKVHQISTMALIIALGILVDNAIVISDVVQVKINQGVDNVTAALEGAKESSIPIFTSTLTTVASFAPLLTIPGVPGKYVESIPKVVIISLIASYICAMLITPALAAVFYKKATDAKQGKVMKKVEIFFENLLNLGLKKRKMTILISVGMLIIAGIIGTTLGLQFFPYANKSMMYINTTIEKKGDIKATEDIAKIVEKVLKSQPEITNYSTGVGDGLPKFWVAMPPAVPSNDFAQTKIDFNLKKGRRFKDNAQFANYLQEKLDSEIVGAKCTVYPLQYALPKEAPIGIRVIGDDMEKLYAASEKLQNVIREFDGATKVRDDAADRTYQYKVAIDSDMASQLGIIKYDIERQINISLRGTVASVYKKNGKEFSIMVKSDIDSKEKLENLAIKSTLAGHKVLLKEIATIKLETQIDTIKRYNKEDCINVYADIKPGGNAVDLQDKIEEKLKNVDLPGVRLEFFGEKADIVRYFGTLGQSAGVAIFFIYIILLIQFNSFMQPFIIFLTIPLSLIGSVLGLFIFRQPLSLMALMGIVSLVGVVVKNAILLIEYINKARKEGYSLDESCMDAMKKRFSPIILSAFTTVMGLAPIIPSGNPMFVPMAVALMCGLIVSTLLTLIIIPVLYNLIESSVDKFKGNHKGGFKFKFGRRKINKGNTLEG; encoded by the coding sequence ATGTCAGGGTTAGTTGAGAGTGCGATTAAACACCGTAAGATAACCATATTTTTGACTGTATTAATACTAGTCTTTGGATTAGGAATATATAGAGTAATACCCAAACAAGAAAATCCTGATGCTTCTGTTGGAATAGCAAGAGTTTTAACTATATATCCGGGGGGAACTCCAGAGGATGTTAAAAATTTAGTTACTAAGAAGTTAGAAGATGCGGCATCAGAAATTGAAGGGTTTGATTATGTAGAATCATACTCTAAAAACAGTGTGTCTGTTTTAATTGTTTATTTAAAAGATACTGCTGATGATGATAAAGCTTGGAGAGAACTTAGAGATAAGATAAATGATAAAAAAGCAGAACTACCTGCTGAATGCTTTCCAAGTCAAATAAATACAGATTTAGTTTCAACAGCTGGAATGATAATAAGTTTATCAGGTGACAATTATTCTTATGATCAATTAGATAGTTATGCAGAAGAAATCAATAGAAAGCTAAGTAAGATAGAAGGCGTAACAAGTTTTGATATTAATGGTAAACTTGATAAACAAGTTAAAGTTGATGTTGATATGGATAAGCTTAAAAATTATCCAATATCATTGGAAGATGTAACAAAAGCACTTAAAGTACAAAATGTAAAGATACCACCAGGAGCTATTGAAAGTAAAACTTCAAAAATAGATGTAATAACAAGTAATGGATTTGATTCTATAAAAGATATTGAAAACGTGGTTGTTTATGTATCAGAAGATACTGGTGCTATAGTAAGACTTAAAGATATTGCTAAAATATATATGGATTATAATCAAGATGATGTTAAGTACAAACAGGATGGTAAAAAATCTATTTTACTTACAGGTCATTTTGAGGATAATAAAAATGTAGTTTTAATTGGTAAAGATGTTAGACGAGAAATAGAAAAAATAAAGAAAACACTACCTAATGATTTAAATTTCTATGAAGTTTTATATCAACCAACAGATGTTGATAATGCAGTTTCTGATTTTATGACCAACCTTATAGAAGGTATTATATTAGTTATTGTAGTAATATTTGCAGGAGTTGGAGTTAGAAACTCTATAGTAGTTTCAGCTGCACTTCCAATATCAATACTGTTAAGTTTTATTATGATGCACTTTGCTGGAATAAAAGTACATCAAATATCAACTATGGCTCTTATTATTGCCCTGGGAATATTAGTTGATAATGCTATAGTAATAAGTGATGTTGTTCAAGTTAAAATAAATCAAGGTGTAGATAATGTAACGGCAGCATTAGAAGGTGCTAAGGAATCATCAATACCTATATTTACATCTACACTCACAACTGTAGCCTCTTTTGCACCATTACTTACAATACCGGGTGTTCCAGGAAAATATGTTGAAAGTATACCTAAGGTTGTTATAATTTCACTTATAGCATCTTATATTTGTGCAATGCTTATAACACCTGCACTTGCAGCTGTATTTTATAAGAAAGCTACAGATGCAAAACAAGGTAAAGTTATGAAAAAAGTTGAAATCTTCTTTGAAAACCTACTAAATTTGGGACTTAAAAAAAGGAAAATGACAATTTTAATTTCTGTAGGAATGCTTATAATAGCAGGAATTATTGGAACGACTTTAGGACTTCAATTTTTCCCATATGCTAACAAAAGTATGATGTATATAAATACTACAATAGAGAAAAAAGGAGATATAAAAGCTACAGAAGATATAGCAAAAATTGTAGAAAAGGTATTAAAATCACAACCAGAAATTACAAACTATTCAACAGGAGTTGGGGATGGACTTCCAAAGTTCTGGGTTGCAATGCCACCGGCGGTACCATCTAATGATTTTGCTCAAACTAAGATTGATTTTAATCTTAAAAAGGGTAGAAGATTTAAGGATAATGCACAATTTGCAAATTACCTTCAAGAAAAATTAGATTCTGAAATTGTTGGTGCTAAGTGTACAGTATATCCTCTTCAATATGCATTACCTAAAGAAGCACCTATTGGTATAAGAGTTATTGGAGATGATATGGAAAAATTATATGCAGCATCAGAAAAGCTTCAGAATGTAATTAGAGAATTTGATGGTGCAACTAAGGTTCGTGATGATGCAGCGGATAGAACATATCAATATAAAGTAGCTATTGATTCTGATATGGCATCACAACTTGGAATTATTAAATATGACATAGAAAGACAAATAAATATTTCATTAAGAGGGACAGTAGCGTCAGTATATAAAAAGAATGGTAAAGAGTTTAGTATTATGGTAAAGAGTGATATTGATAGTAAAGAAAAACTTGAAAATTTAGCTATAAAATCAACTCTTGCTGGACATAAAGTACTATTAAAAGAAATTGCTACTATTAAACTAGAAACACAAATAGATACTATAAAAAGATATAACAAAGAAGATTGTATAAATGTATATGCAGATATTAAACCAGGTGGAAATGCGGTTGATCTTCAAGATAAGATAGAAGAAAAATTGAAGAATGTAGATTTACCAGGTGTTAGATTAGAGTTCTTTGGGGAAAAGGCAGATATAGTAAGATACTTTGGTACACTAGGTCAATCAGCAGGTGTTGCTATTTTCTTCATATATATAATTTTACTTATACAATTTAATTCATTTATGCAACCATTTATTATTTTCTTAACCATCCCGTTATCTTTGATAGGATCTGTATTGGGGCTATTTATATTTAGGCAACCACTATCACTTATGGCACTTATGGGAATTGTAAGTTTGGTTGGAGTAGTTGTTAAAAATGCTATTCTGTTAATTGAATACATTAATAAAGCTAGAAAAGAAGGATATTCATTGGATGAGTCTTGTATGGATGCTATGAAAAAGAGGTTTAGCCCGATTATATTAAGTGCATTTACAACAGTTATGGGACTTGCACCTATAATACCATCTGGAAATCCTATGTTTGTTCCTATGGCAGTTGCCTTAATGTGTGGACTTATAGTATCTACGTTATTAACGCTTATTATTATACCTGTGTTATATAATTTAATTGAAAGTTCAGTAGATAAATTTAAAGGAAACCATAAAGGTGGATTTAAGTTTAAATTTGGCCGTAGAAAGATAAACAAGGGAAATACTTTAGAGGGATGA
- a CDS encoding TetR/AcrR family transcriptional regulator has protein sequence MPKQTFLNLPLERQREIIDISLKEFSCHSFETSSMNKIITELEIAKGSFYRYFKSKKDLYFFLLDYAVNKKIDYLERHIDINSNNFFEIYRSVIFNYMKFDLTFPIISKFLRSAVDNRYIEPTKILNSLNGKTFIENLVINGQKQGEIKDFLSLDFVILCIINLSESMLNYINVKLGIDYKELLKILEGKPHEYKNQLEDAFYQLMSVLETGLKPVKAK, from the coding sequence TTGCCAAAACAAACTTTTTTAAACTTACCACTGGAAAGACAAAGAGAAATAATAGATATATCGCTAAAAGAATTCTCATGTCATAGTTTTGAAACTTCATCTATGAATAAAATTATTACTGAACTTGAAATAGCCAAGGGTAGCTTTTATAGATATTTTAAAAGCAAAAAGGATTTATATTTCTTTTTATTGGATTATGCAGTTAATAAAAAAATAGATTACTTGGAACGTCACATAGATATCAATAGCAATAATTTTTTTGAAATATATAGAAGTGTTATTTTTAACTATATGAAATTCGACTTAACTTTTCCAATTATAAGTAAATTTTTAAGAAGTGCTGTTGATAATAGATATATTGAACCAACTAAAATTTTAAATTCATTAAATGGAAAAACGTTCATTGAAAATTTGGTTATCAATGGCCAAAAACAAGGTGAAATAAAAGATTTCTTATCTTTAGACTTCGTTATTCTATGTATTATCAATTTATCAGAATCCATGTTAAATTACATAAATGTTAAACTAGGCATAGACTATAAAGAACTTTTAAAAATTCTAGAAGGTAAACCTCATGAATATAAAAATCAACTTGAAGATGCCTTCTATCAATTAATGTCAGTTTTAGAAACAGGCTTAAAGCCAGTAAAAGCTAAATAG